Below is a genomic region from Henckelia pumila isolate YLH828 chromosome 3, ASM3356847v2, whole genome shotgun sequence.
ctggatcacacattgatgaataggcttcatgagctcctgcaaacagttcgatccttttcacaagacatcacaaacacatcctcatgggttgacaattcacgcaagacgatgattcggcattttgagaccgtgtctagagaccttgctcatctgtccaaagagatcactgcccatcatcgcactcaaatcaaaacgctctctaccgtctccgaacaagttgtcagatccgaaaaccgccttcataggcagttgaatgatcggatggacactatgcaagctactctaatttctcaactagatgcaaaaattgatactatgcaagcctgccttggcactcaactcactgagatcgtccttcgactcaaccaaggtgatgccaaaaaggggaaagaagagcaacgaagagcagcagaggcaagaagacgtgaagaagaatccagaagaaaggaagaagccgacagaagaagaagagaaggcgataggtcaggaggagccagttggttcaaaagatgaacaacttgtctcttctttacttatcgcagctgtatctaattttgtttttcttcagtaggtgtaataagaatgcttattgtaattaatgaaattcattctctcaatgaagttcattttaatgctttcatattgctTTCGGAgaacttaagttttgtcatcaccaaaaagggggaaattgttgaatccgacattttggtgataacaaacaacaacttattgtataggaatgtgctgccaatcttttgtatttcagaaatctactacaactcctactgcaaccgtctaaacccttcaagttatctaccggaagcttgtcaaccgcctttgtctctcgaccggttgcagtcacaagcctatcgactggttattcaaactagcagaggataaatctatctaccggtagaatgtcaattgcttatcaagatatctcaagacaaatacttgagacaagacgttcattgcaagatcttgtatcaaaagaagaaccggtgtatcagaagatctgttgactcttgcatcgagacaacaggttgcactaaaatggcaaaaacgcagaatggctacagataaagcattcgaccgtttataccagttttggaccctggaagttgtctgcatttaaagaagtgtacgatcttcatgcagaatcatcaatgcatttatgaagcattaaatgtgcattcaatgcagcatcagaacgttcaaaataaagacgttgatgattgacctatataaaggaaagattgctcaagaagtgacaagaagacaagcaacacgaaaaatctcaatcaactcaatcacttgaatactatcagaagtcctcatctgatatactgaggcaatacttgagcacacttacaagatcattcacttgctgctcaaataaaccctcgcctacagtttacatatctgatcttcaaggatcatcctagggtttccaagcctctcgaccgctctgcagtttgagaagctcaaccagactgtattcattattgaagagacttgaagctactctgaaagcttccaccagtctgataagaactgagaatcttatctgtgtaaatctaggagtttcggattaggaattggataagtcctaagtctgaagtgggtgtattgcaagacgttgtaataaccaaagtcttctagtgaattccttcctaagtggaagaaggggagacgtagaaggattaagccttcgaatttccataaatcgtgccttagtctttactgcatatttatcttatatattgctcatacatcgtgttataacttgtctttgcatcactaaaacctctgaactatttccgcactatttaagttgttcaaaccgttttagaagttgagaaaacagattaagtgaactaaacttcacttgatcattttgaaaagaaaaaaaataagtttcagagtgtattcacccccccccccctctaccctctgaaccgatcccaacaaagaCCATGAAATCTGGAACTCTAAAGGAAAGAAAACTCCATCTCACCTCATCCAGTGATGCCAAACCTCGTCCGAATCGAATAACAGCAAAATACATCGCCAATCACAAACTTCGTATGTGCTTGACTCAACTTCCTTCCAACCCAAGAGTTTTAGTGACCCAAATAGGGATGTTCACATCACATCGCAGAACCAACCGATTGTGCTGGATATTGACACCCACGAAGGTGTAATAGTTACTTGCCAAGAATCACAGGAGTTGGTTGGGTATCCTCGATGTATGAACCAACTAAAAAAATGAGGCATCTATCATTTAcatgtaaaatttaataatcaataatcatgcataaCAAAATTGCATAAGACTGAATGTGGAAACAATAGATCGGAATACCTATGGTCATTGAATATTTTGAAGAATGCAATGAGCAACAATTTAACGTTCTTTCTATGGTTTAGAGTAAGAATTACAAACATCACTACAGATGATATGGTGAAACTTAGGTGTGTATTCTTAGGGACCCAAACTCACTATTTATAGACAACTCGTTTTCATCACTAAGTCAGTTTGAATTGAATGTGGCTTATTATGATTTGATATTTTGGAGTTCAAAAACCGATAAACTTatcccaataatatttaatttcacgTTTAAATCTCTACAAATATATTGTCAGTAGATAAGATAGAGTTGTgtaattatgaaaaaaatttccACAGTTCGGGACCCCGTGAGGAAAACTCAAAATAAGACGGGTTTGAAGAGCTTTTTCTGGTATTGGTTCGGGTTCTACAAAGCATATTGTGCCGAGTATGGGGATCTCAATCCCCCAACCCGCCCCTATGATAATAAGAATAAGAATAATATTGAAATgtaaatattttcattattaaattttttaaatctcGAAATAAGATATACattatacaaaattttaaaataatagtctttaattatttgaattatttttatgtattatatataatgcattATTTGTATGTACTAAACTTCATTTATGTCAcatagaaataaattaattattatgattaatcacgtatatttattatttatttgaaaaaattatataattcttactaaattttgatatataatatttgattttaaaataataattttttctagctatcaaaaaaataatcttgattggtattgatattttttatttaagatattatgattaatttaaaaattttattttacagtCAAAAAATGGGGCGGGAATGGTGAAGTCATCCCCATGCATCCCGCCCAGTCTCAATATCATCTCAAGAATAATTGTGTATAAATAAAtctttataattataatatgagTCATTTTATGTGAATAACTTCACCAACGGTTCCAACCTGATACAGGGGCGGCCCTGCCCAAGGGTGGACAGGGCCCTTGCCCAGGGACCCaccaatttattaaaaaaaatttattatatatataatataattattatgtattaataatatcaattaattatttaaaaaatattatattataattattattataaaaaaatctcaaaatatcgTGCATAGCCTACATCAAAACTGTTCCTTTAACATATATATTCAATCTTCACTATGTGTCTATGTTTATTACCTCTCATTCTGATTTTGTTGTCGTCGACTGTCGCTCCTCATTGTACTCCGTGAGCATCAACGTTTCAAGCCTCAAGTTCTTAGCTTGAGTTGTTCGAGAATCGAGTGATTCATTCTCTGCCTCGAGTTACACTAAAATAATTGACTTATTAGTTCAATTTAATTTAAGTTCATTTATATATATGCTAATACTTGTTGATTTCATGTAGGGATCGAAAATTTATGGATTGGGGCATGAATTTTGAAacctaattttgaaaattgaaacTTTTGTTGAATTTAACTTTGAATAGCTAAATTAAGTGCTTATAAATGAAATTTGTACCTTAATTGTGAATTTTGATagttttttggtaatttttttgGGATAATTCATGATTACGAAATACGAGAGATAATTCGTTATAGATTAATTGTATTTGACTTTTAACGTTAATAAGAGAccacatattttaattttcgtCTGGGGCCTCATTTTCTGTAGGACCGCCCCTGCCTTGTAACGATAAGTATTTTGGTTTTCTCCGGCAACATAAATATCGAGTGTCATTTGGACCGGTATTTTCACGTTTATCGAGCCTTGTGTCCGCTTTAtggaaaacataaaaaaaataaaattctatcTTTATTTATTGCGGGTAAATGCACACTCGTTGTGATTTAGAAGtttctttaattattttcaaaatattttttgatttataaaaattaaaaactattTATGTCTTATCTTTCTTATTTTTCtactgattttaaaattttaaaacttcaattatatatgtatatattattattgtataaataattaattatcgttagaaattaaattaacaCAAAAACTTCTATTAGATTGTCTCATACGAtttaattttatggcatgaatCTCCTACTCAATCATACTTATGCAAAACTACcctcaaattaattaattaatttcatatgTCAACATCGATTCTTTACATGGCGATTGAGTCCTTGCGGGGACTGGGATGAGGAAtctcaattaaaaataatatagaaTGGGCAGGGATAAGAAAGTCATCTCAGTCCTCTCCCCGTCCCATTGTCTTCCCTAAAGTTgcgtataaataaatatttataattttaatataagtCACTTTATGAGataataatatttgatattaaatTTTCTAACAATACGCAGAGCTCCAACGTGGCATAAAGGATTTCATATTGGTCGTAATGTACATTGAGGCCCATGAGGAAGTTATGGTGTTGCGCGTTCTCTGATAACCCGAATCCAATCGGTGATAACATGAGGCTTGATGGTGAAGATGGTGTGAATAACTGCACCGGCTGCTCCAACTTGGTAAAGATAGGTATCCTGATTTTTTCCAGCAACATAAATATTGAGTGCTATTTGGACATGGTATTTTCACGTTTATGGGGTTTTGTGCCATTTTGGTTTTCTTCGTTGTTAAATTTTatacttgattaattaattaatttgctattattttttttttggtagttTTAATCATTTTTCCAACGTGGTGTTGATGTAATATCTATCACTTCTCGAAACTGAGTCTAGTTGATATCGACGTTATTTAACGTTTTCACATTAAACAATAAGCATACGATTTTCAGAAATTCAAATATCAGTCTATTCATTCATAAAAACTTAAAGGCATTGTCATTCATAAACTGACTTTATAATTTCTTTACAATGCATATTAAACGAATAACATAATTCAATCCATAACTGATCAATAACAGAGTCATAACGCAATCGgacataataataattataaaactAACCaatactcttcttcttcttcttcttcaccaaCCTCGGAACTGAATTTGCTCATTATCTTCTAATTCTTCCTCGTTTTTATTTGAGATGGTTTTGGGTGGGTGGGTGATATGGATGTCACTCAGTAAATGGGAAAATCATCTCAacttttaaaatcattttaacaGTAATCTCATATACTGAAATATATCCAacagaataaaacaaaacagaGTACGTAGACAGAACAATAATTCAATAGTTCAGTAATCCAGTAATAACAGAAATCAGGTTGATGCACTAAATTGTATTATGAATTAGTGGTAACTGATATCAGTCCCTTATATGTTAACCTCTAAAGGTTGAGGCTAGTCATCAGTAATCAAAGTTCGGTAGTATTCAAAATATACTCCTACCACTAATTCACAAGATTCAGTGCATCAGATATCAGTAGTTTAGTTTTCGTAAAATCAGGATTTTGAATACAATAACACGCTGGAATCagttttaaatcatataaacataaatttgGTACTTTAAAATGCCCACTTACAGTATTGCTAAATTATTTCGGTTGCCTTGGAGTTTTTCATCACTTTCCGAACTGATCGCTGAACTGGACTCTCTCAAATGATTTCTTGATTGCCTACTTTCTCAATTTATGTTGTCTTTTTTCTTAGAGTTTGTGTAACTTGTATCAGAATCTGACTGATATTCATAAGCAGAATTCTAGCTGTTAAGTTTCTTATTTATTGCCCTTAATTGACATAATTGTCATTAATCCGAGTTAATGTGTCAGTTACAAATCTGGAGCAGCTGGACTGATCTTAGTCAACTGGTCAACTCAGTCCGCCTCGGTTCAGTTTACCTCAAATTAGCTTGCCTCATCCAGTCTACCTTAATTCAGTCTACCTCGGTTCAGTTTACTAAATTTCAGTTTATCCCATTTTAGCCAACTGAAATTTCGGGTTCTCACATTATCAATGCAGAGCTAACATGTTTTTTGCATATCAGCATTACTGAAGAAAAATgtgccaaaaatcaaaagatacaaaactaatattaaaatttagtaGCATATATATAAGATCAAATTAAATCACCAAAAACATACATAATCAAAAATGTAAAATTTCCTTAAACTTGTGAACAAGGTTAATgagattaattattatattcttgaattgaaatatatatatatatatatatatatatatatatataagttaatTAATTTTGTGAATATTCAAGAATCACCAAATAGTTTAATATTCGGGGCCCGGGTGGGATATTACATATAAGTGAAATTGATGTGAATGTTCACGAAATCAATGGCAATTGAATTCAAGATTAGTTTGAATGCCAGAGAAGCTactaatatgatatatattaatgtacatataattttgaaaaacCATTAAATTGTTTTTAACATTCCACATCATTAcactaaaatataaatactaaatAGTAAGTTTATGCAAGataaatcttcaaattaaaGAGGAGTTGTTCGTATGTGTGTGTAaatgtatatataatttattattttgtatattAATGCATGAAGGGCGGAAATTACGTTTCAAACTACCgaaattattttaaaagaaaacaatcaaaataTTTGATCGTCAAACAGCGTATAAGTAAATTTGCAATGTCCGAGAGTTGGGCGACCAAAGAACCAAATTAAACTTTAggactaaaatttttaaataaaaataaaatactcttTGACCTTTAAGGCTCTCAATCTATGTCGTCAAATAGTTGCTGATTTTCACGAAGTTTCTGAAAgagttaatattttattatagtaATTTGATAAACAATTTGTTAAACAACGATAATAATGTATTGTAGCAATAGAATGAAATTACTTTTCAAACTTTTtaacaataataattaattatacatatatgtTGTGAACAACAAAATCTCGTCCTTAATTAGTCGAGGCTTAAATTCCTTGGAGCTtcgaatatttttttgttttacctTTTATTCTCATTATCATATCAACAAGAAAATGTATTGGCTTAATTTCGAGTTAGATCGTATCGATGCTACCTAGCTCATTAAGTCTTGACTCACATGTGATTGTTGTAGTCATAACATATTGTTTCGATTCAACAATTTGAACTTATGTCACATGTAGTTTTGATTACCTCGAAAACTATGTTAGCTCTTCGACATTATATTATAGGGAGATTTTCTTAAATGGCCTCCATCAAATTACTATAATCAATTTTGGCCTTCAATTAAGTTAATTTACTaaaataatcttttttttttgtgtcaATTACAATGATATCCTTTAACCCTATGCATCCTTAATTTCCCCATTTCAGACTCAAACAACTTTTTCTCTCATCAATTTCGTGACGGCGTCAGAGCTTGAAGGGCATTCATTCTATTTCTTCGAACAGGTACATATTTCACTGATTTGTCTACTCAATTTCTTTCACACGTTCATtacttttatattatattattgtaGATGCATAGACATAGGACAAACATATTTTTGTTTCTGTCATATTGTTAATATATTGACCCAGTAAGTTTCTATaactttgattttaattatatatatatatatatatatatatatatatatatatttgacttGATTATTGTCATGATTTTTCCATaatttgtatgttttttttttgttgaaggATATTTTGAAGTTGAATTAACTGGATATTTGTGATTTAATATTGTAGTTGAAATATAAGTGAATTTTTTGAAGTTTAAATACGTGTGAATAAGTTTGAAATATGAGAGTTGTTTGTTTGAATGTATTATTAAGTGGattatttgaaatatattgattccaataagaatattttgaatatgaaatatgtttgagtttttttatttgtatGTATGAAAGTGTATACGCAGTACACTTATGTGtttgcaataaaataatatatacatgtaaagatgtaatttaCGTAGAGAGTACaatattttaacaaaattttgcagGTAATGAATTCATTCAAAAGACTCATTATTTCTTATTTCGGAAAATTTACAAAAAATGAGACTGGTATTTGGGTTTGGAATGGAAAAGATACAAAGTCTTTGCTTGTACCAGCTACAATTTCATACACGGAGTTGTGCAATAAGGTTCAAGAGATCCTGAGCGTTAATTGTTTGACTCAAAAGATCGTGATGCAATTTGTTGTCCCGGGTATGCTACATGTTCCTATTTCTCCAGTTGAAATCACATCAGAAGATGACCTACAATGGTTTATTTCTATTCATGAACAAGTTCCTCTTTGTATATCTCTTGAAGAAAAAACATCAATTGATTCAACTCCAAATGTTGAACCAATTACTGTTGGTAATCATTCTTCTCCTTGTGTGAATGGTGCATTACAAGATTCTGAAATTGAAAATATTGTGAATTGTTTGGATGTTGAAGGAAGAGGGGTGTCAAATCATGTCTTGGACAATGATCAATTTGTTGAAATGCAACAGGATTATCGAGAATTAGAAGGTGAATTTATTAACTGTGGTAGTGCAGACAACTATTTTACTGGTTATGTGATTGTTTCAGATGCCCACCGAAATTTCATCTCTACTTCTATGCCGATTTCAGGAAACGAAAATGGcattgatgatttatttaagaATAGCAATGAAAATGCAGCACACGGTTCTGTACCAATATCAATGAATGAGAACATCATTAGAGCTTCATCAAGTTGCTCAAAAACTCATAGAAGGTTAGAGAAAGTGTTGCCATCTGAATCATTTCATGATGAATCTGATGTTCAGGCGGATCAGTTGTTTCAAAACAAAAGAGAGCTGCAATCAAAGTTACACATGCTTGCCTTGAGGaaaaaatttgaattcaaaGTTAAAAAGTCTAACAAGTCAGTAATTTCAGTTGTATGTATTGATGATAACTGCAAATGGAGTATGAGGGCAACAAAGCTACAAGATTCGGACTATTTTCAGGTTCGTAAATATACATCTATGCATACATGTTCATTGGATTTTCGGCATAATGGACACAGGCAAGCAAGTAGTTGGGCAATCAGTCAGCACATCATGTCAAGATTGCAAGATCTTAACCAATCATATAGGCCATCTACCATAATTGGTGATATACGCAGAGAATTTGGCATAAACTTGAGTTATCGCAAGGCATGGAAGTCCAAAGAGCATGCACTTGAGCTGATTAGGGGGTCACCTGAAGATGGTTATGGGAATTTGGCGTCATATTGCTATATCTTGGAGAAGAATAATCCTGGAACAACTACATATATTCAAACAGATCAAGGTGACCGTTTTTTGTACTTCTTCTTGTCTTTAGGACCAAGTATACGTGGTTTTCATTCTTCAATGAGACCTGTTATATGTGTTGATGGTACTTTTCTAAAATGTAAATACAAAGGGACCTTGATAATTGCAACATGTCAAGATGCCAATGGACAAATTTATCCGATTGCTTGGGGTATTGTGGATTCTGAGAATGATTCATCATGGTTGTGGTTTATGTCAAGACTGAAAGAACAAATTGGTGACTCCAATCGATTGGTATTTATATCTGATCAACATAAGAGTATTACTAAAGCAATCAGAATGATATTTCCACAATCTCATCATGGTCATTGTATTTGGCACATGGAGCAAAATATTAAGGTAAAGTTTCATACAAAAGGTCTCATACCTTTGTTCAAATCTGCCGCTGAAGCTTATCGAATGTCCGAGTTTGAAAATTATATGACAGAAATATACAAAAAGAATGAGAAACTTGGAAAATACTTGGAGGATGCAGGTTATGATTCTTGGTCAAGAGCTCATTTTAAAGGGAACCGCTATAATATTATGACATCAAAAAATGCAGATTCTATGAATGCTCTGTTAAAATCTCAAAGGGAATATCCGATCACTGCTTTGATTGAACACATACGATCAGTTATGCAAAAGTGGTTTTATGAGCGTCTTGAAGAGGCAAAAGCATGCATGACGCAGTTGACCCCAAAGTTTGAAGAAATCTTACGCAAGACACTTGATGCTTCTTCAATTCTCAAGGTGAACCCTGTAACAACACACGAGTTTCAGGTTGGTTTGGATACAACTAATATGGATGTTGTGAATGTTGCACAACGTACATGTTCATgtaagaaatttgagatattagAAATTCCATGTAGACATGCACTTGTTGCTGCAATGTCAAGAGGGATTTCGATTTATAGTTTATGCTCTGAATATTATAAAACTACATCTTGGAGAACCTCTTATGCCGAACCAATTCACCCTATAGATAAACAGATAGATTGGTTGATTCCAGACGAAGTTCAAGGAAGGGTTATTTTACCTCCATGTGTGAGGCGACCGTGTGGAAGACCACGAACAAGAAGGATGAGATCTATGGGTGAAATACCTCGTATGCGTCATTGCTCTACATGTGGTTCTACTGGACACAATAAAAAAAGTTGCACAAATTCTACTCCTACTTTGACTTGACTTGATTACGTTTAGAATTTTTCGAACGGGGTGATTGTTTCACTAggattttgtttgtttttttaaattttaattttaatttgaattttgcaCATTAATCTTATGAATTCAATTCATCATCCATGCATTTTGACATAGAGTGAAGATTATTTGTCCACGTTAAAATCAGCATAAATTGCTTGGTGGCATGCTCCTATTTTTTTGTTGGTTCTCAATTTCATTTTTGGATAGTAAATGAAGCAATAAATATTGAATGAAGCGAGCCTAAAAGGGCATAAAATTGAGATTAGGGATtgaacaatgattttaaaataaattaattgaaataatgaataaaaatgTGGAGCAATGGCGAAGAGGAATCAGGTCCACGGAAATTGGCATGCTTCTGCCTTTTTAGAGAAATggagcaaatatttttgaattttaaaaagggtattttaggattttttaattatataagaCATAATGGTAACTATTTAGTAAAGAAGgccatttttaaaattttgacttTGAATTGGGTTAGAATAATCAATTTCCCTATATTATATGTAaggaaaaaattgtttttttggtcctttaagtttgtcactttgcgatttcgatcttctatatatattatcagatttcagttttagtccgctatctttatttttttgacaatattttagtcctttttttgATGTGACGTtgatgtggcaccaatgcagtgctgatATGGAGCTTacgtgtatagtgtcacgtaagcattttcgaataaaaaaacttaaattgccaaaaatcgaaacatacatgactaaaactgaaatatgaaaacatagatgaccgaaatcgcaaagtgacaaacatacatgaccaaaattgcagttttctcTTATATGTAATATAACTTTCTAAACTGTATATATAGGAAGTTGTTTACTAGGTTTATGGAAGGGCTCCTCTAATTACTAGGAATTTGTAGttttatatataattcatgCATGACGGATGGAAATactcaaatatttttagtgtCATGCAGTGCACACAGCGTAAATGTAaagtaaaaataatttataggATCGATTTGGACTAAAGACCATAACGGCCGGCGCCGTAACGGATACATTAGTTattgtttaataaaaataattaattaaataatatctaACATAATTAATTATGCTTTTCATCTATGTCTTCAGGCTTGAAATTAATCATTTTCATGCATGAAGTTTCTGGAAGCGTTAATATATTAACTTATAATTTGTTAAATATTAGTGTTAATTGAACAATTAAGAACGTACAACAATAGTAATAATTAATTGGGCGGAGTAATAATATTCTTGAAAGTGATAAGGGGAtcgatattcaaattttttgtCACTCAGTGATATGGAGGGGGGACATGTTTTCAGGTTCAAAAATATCACAACACTTGTATAAATAAATCTTCTAGTCAAAAACGTAAAATTCGTTGGAGCTTTTCAAtacttatttttataaattctttTGTTCTCATTATGATATTAAGAAGAAAATGCGCTCCCGAGCTTATGTTTtgacaacatatatatatatgtaattgttGTATCTCACAATTACTTTGAAAGTTTATTGTTTCGATTCAATATTAAAGATTTTCTCAGAGAAATTTCCTCCTAGCTAGTTACAAACTCGTGAACCTCCGTGGTCAATTTACTTTGAAAAACAAGAGTTACAAGAAATTAACCAAGCCTTGGTTAAAAAAAGCGGTCTTCGGAGAA
It encodes:
- the LOC140889162 gene encoding uncharacterized protein, coding for MNSFKRLIISYFGKFTKNETGIWVWNGKDTKSLLVPATISYTELCNKVQEILSVNCLTQKIVMQFVVPGMLHVPISPVEITSEDDLQWFISIHEQVPLCISLEEKTSIDSTPNVEPITVGNHSSPCVNGALQDSEIENIVNCLDVEGRGVSNHVLDNDQFVEMQQDYRELEGNENGIDDLFKNSNENAAHGSVPISMNENIIRASSSCSKTHRRLEKVLPSESFHDESDVQADQLFQNKRELQSKLHMLALRKKFEFKVKKSNKSVISVVCIDDNCKWSMRATKLQDSDYFQVRKYTSMHTCSLDFRHNGHRQASSWAISQHIMSRLQDLNQSYRPSTIIGDIRREFGINLSYRKAWKSKEHALELIRGSPEDGYGNLASYCYILEKNNPGTTTYIQTDQGDRFLYFFLSLGPSIRGFHSSMRPVICVDGTFLKCKYKGTLIIATCQDANGQIYPIAWGIVDSENDSSWLWFMSRLKEQIGDSNRLVFISDQHKSITKAIRMIFPQSHHGHCIWHMEQNIKVKFHTKGLIPLFKSAAEAYRMSEFENYMTEIYKKNEKLGKYLEDAGYDSWSRAHFKGNRYNIMTSKNADSMNALLKSQREYPITALIEHIRSVMQKWFYERLEEAKACMTQLTPKFEEILRKTLDASSILKVNPVTTHEFQVGLDTTNMDVVNVAQRTCSCKKFEILEIPCRHALVAAMSRGISIYSLCSEYYKTTSWRTSYAEPIHPIDKQIDWLIPDEVQGRVILPPCVRRPCGRPRTRRMRSMGEIPRMRHCSTCGSTGHNKKSCTNSTPTLT